A region of Thiofilum sp. DNA encodes the following proteins:
- a CDS encoding TetR/AcrR family transcriptional regulator: protein MENECNHEHQAQKQRRGRGLSPAKTAETQTRIVKAAFQLFISGGFEGTRMIDVAQQAGLGKGTLYRYYPTKEALFEGVLVQALGSTVQTLQNPNLEPTGSIEEILRQAIRPFMADLQKSHKADLLRLIITEGPRFPSLVAVYQRVVLEPVLSAIQTLAKQAKARGEIKSEALIEYPMLMLSPGLLSIIWNGLFLDRQLQPEALFDAFIELIFVQS from the coding sequence ATGGAAAACGAATGCAATCACGAACATCAAGCTCAAAAGCAACGGCGAGGGCGTGGTCTCAGTCCGGCTAAAACGGCCGAAACTCAAACTCGAATTGTCAAAGCTGCTTTTCAGTTATTTATTAGCGGTGGATTTGAAGGCACTCGCATGATCGATGTGGCTCAACAAGCGGGCTTAGGCAAAGGAACCCTCTATCGCTACTATCCAACTAAGGAGGCTTTATTTGAAGGTGTACTCGTGCAAGCTCTTGGCAGTACTGTACAGACACTGCAAAACCCGAACTTAGAACCTACAGGAAGTATTGAAGAAATTCTGCGCCAAGCTATACGCCCCTTTATGGCTGATTTACAAAAATCACATAAGGCTGATTTGTTGCGCTTAATTATTACCGAAGGCCCTCGGTTTCCCAGTTTGGTTGCTGTATATCAACGAGTTGTATTGGAACCTGTTTTATCCGCTATTCAAACCTTAGCTAAACAAGCCAAAGCTAGGGGGGAAATAAAATCTGAAGCTTTGATAGAGTACCCTATGCTGATGCTCTCACCCGGTCTGCTAAGCATTATTTGGAATGGGCTATTTTTAGATCGGCAATTGCAACCTGAAGCATTATTTGATGCTTTTATTGAGCTTATTTTTGTCCAGTCTTAG
- a CDS encoding FAD-dependent monooxygenase — translation MTTHLAKDKPKVLVVGAGPTGLLLSLVLMRQGVQVRLIDQKSGPIKESRAMGVQARTLEFYRQLGLSEALVKLGVQTENTHLGVNGRKVAQFSLKNMGQGLSPYPYLLTLAQDVHESFLVEQLAACGLYVEWSTTLKTLAQDGTTVKTIVILPDGSEEEIETSYLVGCDGARSTTRQALGIAFGGGTSEGLFYVADVDIGRNNQDVHVGIAPDTLALMMPVRTSGMQRILGIVPKTIATQANISFNDVSQDSAHLLNIKVKAVNWFSTYRVHHRVAERFREERCFIAGDAGHIHSPVGGQGMNTGLGDAMNLAWKLAQVINNRADAKLLNTYEPERIKFARQLINTTDGMFQKMTAEGWFTRYLRVSIVPSIIKLLTRYPITKRSLFKTVSQIRIAYTDSPLSQGKQGRISAGERLPFVPEIDNHQSLNCLDWQLHIYGEPSKSLTELVAKLGLTITLFPYSPAVRKAGFARNQAYLIRPDGYIALIMTNQNSTQLADYVQTWGLKFSPQNG, via the coding sequence ATGACTACTCATTTAGCCAAAGATAAACCTAAGGTATTAGTGGTGGGTGCAGGTCCAACAGGGCTATTGCTCTCTTTAGTGCTAATGCGGCAAGGTGTGCAAGTTCGGTTGATTGATCAAAAGTCTGGTCCAATAAAAGAATCGCGTGCTATGGGAGTACAAGCAAGAACGCTAGAGTTTTATCGTCAATTGGGTTTAAGCGAAGCTCTGGTTAAGTTGGGTGTGCAAACTGAAAACACTCATCTGGGGGTTAATGGACGTAAAGTTGCTCAATTTTCATTGAAAAATATGGGTCAAGGATTGAGTCCCTATCCCTATCTGCTGACCTTAGCTCAAGATGTACATGAGTCGTTTTTAGTAGAACAATTAGCTGCTTGTGGTCTTTACGTGGAATGGAGTACCACTTTAAAGACTCTCGCTCAGGATGGAACTACCGTTAAAACCATTGTCATTTTGCCGGATGGCTCAGAGGAAGAGATAGAGACATCTTACTTAGTTGGCTGTGATGGTGCTCGGAGTACTACGCGACAGGCTCTTGGTATAGCTTTTGGCGGTGGTACGAGCGAGGGATTATTTTATGTGGCAGATGTAGATATTGGTCGCAACAATCAAGACGTGCATGTCGGAATTGCACCAGACACCTTAGCGTTAATGATGCCAGTACGCACCAGTGGTATGCAGCGTATTTTAGGAATTGTGCCTAAAACCATTGCCACACAAGCAAATATTTCGTTTAACGATGTTAGTCAAGATAGTGCTCATTTACTGAATATTAAAGTGAAAGCTGTCAACTGGTTCTCAACCTATCGAGTTCACCATAGGGTAGCTGAGCGTTTTCGAGAGGAACGGTGTTTTATAGCGGGAGATGCCGGTCATATTCATTCACCTGTTGGAGGTCAGGGCATGAATACAGGATTAGGTGATGCGATGAACTTAGCTTGGAAACTGGCTCAAGTGATTAATAATAGAGCAGATGCTAAACTATTAAATACTTATGAGCCTGAGCGCATTAAGTTTGCAAGGCAATTGATTAACACGACGGACGGCATGTTTCAAAAAATGACTGCTGAAGGGTGGTTCACGCGCTATTTAAGAGTGAGCATTGTGCCATCAATAATAAAGCTGTTAACGCGTTATCCAATAACTAAACGTAGTTTATTTAAAACAGTGAGCCAGATTCGTATTGCCTATACCGATAGCCCCTTGAGCCAAGGTAAACAGGGACGTATTTCTGCTGGTGAACGTTTACCTTTTGTCCCTGAAATTGATAATCACCAGTCTCTCAATTGTCTCGATTGGCAGCTTCATATCTATGGAGAACCCTCAAAGTCTCTGACTGAGCTAGTGGCAAAACTTGGATTAACTATTACCCTTTTTCCTTATAGTCCTGCTGTGAGAAAGGCTGGTTTTGCTCGTAATCAAGCTTATTTAATTCGTCCAGATGGTTATATTGCACTCATTATGACTAATCAAAACTCAACTCAGCTCGCCGATTATGTGCAAACTTGGGGACTAAAATTTTCTCCTCAGAATGGGTAG
- a CDS encoding Uma2 family endonuclease, translating into MSTAEKLVQTYTYADYQNWSEDERWELINGIAYAMTAPLRIHQSVVFEVGGQIRDYLKAQHAECKAYVAPFAVRLPKANQSDDKTDTVVEPDIVVVCDKTKLDRRGCRGAPDWIIEVLSASTALKDMNLKRDLYEKQGVKEYWIVHPEERWVMVYTLNDQNSYGKPLVLSMTEASTVLSFNGLSIDWGFLAEFDEPVEQDSDSVML; encoded by the coding sequence ATGTCAACCGCCGAAAAATTAGTACAAACTTATACCTATGCCGACTATCAAAACTGGTCTGAGGATGAGCGTTGGGAATTAATTAATGGCATTGCTTATGCCATGACAGCGCCTTTGCGTATTCATCAAAGTGTGGTTTTTGAAGTAGGGGGACAAATTCGTGACTACCTCAAAGCACAACATGCAGAGTGTAAAGCGTATGTTGCTCCCTTTGCTGTGCGTTTGCCCAAGGCTAATCAATCCGATGATAAAACCGATACAGTGGTTGAACCTGATATAGTGGTGGTGTGTGACAAAACCAAACTAGATCGGCGTGGGTGTCGTGGTGCGCCTGATTGGATAATTGAAGTACTTTCTGCCTCTACCGCGCTTAAAGATATGAATCTCAAACGCGATTTATACGAAAAACAAGGTGTTAAAGAATATTGGATCGTACATCCTGAAGAGCGCTGGGTGATGGTTTATACTCTGAATGATCAGAACAGCTATGGCAAACCCTTAGTCCTGAGTATGACTGAGGCTAGTACGGTATTGAGTTTTAATGGTTTAAGCATTGATTGGGGATTTCTAGCAGAATTTGATGAGCCAGTAGAGCAAGACTCAGATAGCGTAATGCTTTAA
- the der gene encoding ribosome biogenesis GTPase Der, giving the protein MKPVLALIGRPNVGKSTLFNRLTRSRDALVADFPGLTRDRKYGLGELDEREYHLIDTGGLSGEEVGIDEQMAKQSKAAIQEADAVLFIVDGKHGRTGADEMIADLLRVSNKPVFLVINKIDRIDADQAASEFYGFGFTNVFTIAAAHNRGVTSMMEAILETFPLTSAEEETPQLFDEEGNAIEQEGRVKIAFVGRPNVGKSTLVNRILGEERVIAFDQPGTTRDSIYIPFERDGQQYTLIDTAGMRRRSRVSETIEKFSIIKTMEAIQAAHVVIMLVDAHDAITDQDATLLGMIIDAGRALVLAINKWDGLDNEQRDLIKHQLELKLPFLDFADKHFISAKHGTGVGLLFGSVLEAYDSAMLKVPTSRLTRILETAIRLHQPPIINGRRIKLRYAHQGGSNPFLIIIHGNQTERVPPSYETYLINYFRKSLKLKGTQVKIEFRTGENPYEGKRNTLTPRQIHKKKRLMKFIKKSSK; this is encoded by the coding sequence ATGAAACCAGTTCTTGCCTTGATCGGTCGCCCTAATGTAGGGAAATCTACCTTATTTAATCGTTTGACGCGCTCGCGTGATGCTTTAGTAGCAGACTTTCCGGGGCTGACGCGTGATCGCAAATATGGCTTAGGTGAGTTAGATGAGCGTGAATATCATCTGATTGATACAGGCGGCTTGAGTGGCGAAGAAGTTGGTATTGATGAACAGATGGCCAAGCAAAGTAAAGCCGCTATTCAAGAAGCCGACGCCGTACTGTTTATCGTCGATGGTAAGCACGGGCGCACGGGCGCGGATGAAATGATTGCTGACCTGTTACGTGTGAGTAATAAGCCCGTATTTTTAGTGATTAATAAAATCGACCGTATTGATGCGGATCAAGCCGCCTCGGAGTTTTATGGCTTTGGTTTTACGAATGTATTTACCATTGCAGCGGCACACAATCGGGGCGTGACCTCCATGATGGAGGCTATTCTGGAAACCTTCCCGCTAACCTCTGCCGAAGAAGAGACTCCGCAGCTCTTTGATGAGGAGGGTAATGCTATTGAGCAAGAGGGACGAGTTAAAATTGCCTTTGTGGGGCGTCCTAATGTAGGTAAATCTACCTTGGTGAACCGTATCTTAGGCGAAGAGCGCGTCATTGCATTTGATCAACCCGGCACTACCCGCGACAGTATCTACATTCCTTTTGAGCGCGATGGTCAGCAATATACGTTAATCGATACGGCGGGTATGCGTCGCCGTAGCCGCGTCAGTGAGACGATTGAAAAATTCAGTATTATTAAAACCATGGAGGCTATTCAGGCTGCCCATGTCGTGATTATGCTGGTGGATGCTCATGATGCTATTACGGATCAGGATGCAACACTTTTGGGGATGATTATTGATGCAGGACGGGCATTAGTACTCGCTATTAATAAGTGGGATGGTTTGGACAATGAACAGCGCGACCTCATCAAACATCAATTAGAGCTGAAATTACCCTTCCTAGATTTTGCGGATAAACATTTTATTTCAGCTAAACACGGCACAGGCGTCGGTTTATTATTTGGCTCGGTCTTAGAGGCCTATGATTCGGCGATGCTTAAAGTGCCTACTTCACGTTTGACCCGTATTCTAGAAACAGCGATTCGCCTGCATCAGCCGCCTATTATCAATGGTCGGCGGATTAAATTACGCTATGCACACCAAGGTGGCAGCAATCCATTTTTAATTATTATTCATGGTAATCAAACCGAGCGTGTGCCCCCTAGCTATGAAACCTATTTAATTAACTACTTCCGCAAAAGCCTGAAATTAAAAGGCACTCAAGTCAAAATCGAATTTAGAACGGGTGAAAACCCCTATGAAGGTAAGCGTAATACGCTAACGCCACGTCAAATTCATAAGAAAAAA